One Bacteroidales bacterium DNA segment encodes these proteins:
- a CDS encoding restriction endonuclease subunit S produces the protein MSWRKVKLGELVDNFSVRAKDVGGAEGLEFFGVSNEDGIIKTKYAAEEKAEDYKIIEKDCFAYNPYRVNVGSIGLVKEDIKGLISPAYVVFKPKPKSIKAELLLKFLKSSEGLRQIIFYARGTVRQALRFEDLCNIELSLPDYDEQEKIFKKLNFVKIESDVLSTELIHQLTLVKKLRQQLLQDAVQGKLVKQNQKDEPANELLEKIKAEKEKLIKDKKLKKEKELPPIKAEEIPFEIPENWIWCRLGDLGSFRRGPFGSALTVGIFVKEGYKVYEQRNAIYDNHTLGNYFVTKEKFQELKAFSVFPKDLIVSCSGATLGRIAEIPEGAREGIINQALMRITLFNAAIINSFFIKIFRSPYFQKNILGQAWGTAIPNMVGLVEIKKILIPLPPLSEQHRIVQKIEQLMQTCNELEESIKQSAEQNEKLLQQVLREALKPKEENEQPLSIAAEPKETYKKESIIKIPALQEKEEKHFVKRKVLATYIINQSLDDSKFGDVKFEKLLHLSDYIAIKRNLGQNYYQKAAGPYDNGFTIQYFNQVLKDKWFNRSKIGNKFVFSVGQNHSKSKNTYNFFSEDELKRVNELINYFKKYDYEQPEIISTLYAVWNNRIIIQQKITDDNLINDFYSWDEKKNKYDKNRLEKAIQWMRDKNLIPDGWGKLIEKPKKK, from the coding sequence ATGAGTTGGAGAAAAGTAAAATTGGGAGAATTAGTAGATAATTTTTCTGTAAGAGCAAAAGATGTGGGCGGAGCAGAAGGGTTAGAATTTTTTGGCGTAAGTAATGAAGATGGTATTATTAAAACTAAATATGCAGCAGAGGAAAAAGCAGAAGATTATAAAATTATAGAAAAAGATTGTTTCGCATATAATCCATATCGAGTTAATGTTGGTTCTATTGGACTTGTAAAAGAAGATATTAAAGGATTGATTAGTCCTGCTTATGTTGTTTTTAAACCAAAACCAAAATCAATAAAAGCAGAATTGCTTTTGAAATTTCTAAAATCAAGTGAAGGATTAAGACAAATAATATTTTATGCGAGAGGAACAGTAAGACAAGCATTGCGTTTTGAAGATTTATGCAATATTGAATTATCTCTTCCTGATTATGATGAACAAGAAAAAATATTTAAAAAATTAAATTTTGTTAAAATAGAAAGCGATGTATTATCCACCGAACTAATCCACCAACTAACGCTTGTAAAAAAACTTCGCCAACAATTATTGCAAGATGCAGTGCAAGGAAAATTAGTTAAACAAAACCAAAAAGATGAACCTGCAAACGAATTGTTAGAAAAGATAAAAGCAGAAAAAGAAAAACTTATAAAAGATAAAAAACTAAAAAAAGAAAAAGAACTACCACCAATTAAAGCAGAAGAAATTCCTTTTGAAATTCCTGAAAATTGGATTTGGTGTAGGTTGGGGGATTTAGGAAGTTTCAGAAGAGGTCCTTTTGGAAGTGCTTTAACTGTGGGAATATTTGTTAAAGAAGGATATAAAGTTTATGAACAAAGAAATGCTATATATGACAATCACACTTTGGGTAATTATTTCGTAACAAAAGAAAAATTCCAAGAATTAAAAGCATTTAGTGTTTTTCCAAAGGATTTAATCGTGAGTTGTTCAGGTGCAACTCTTGGAAGAATCGCTGAAATACCTGAAGGCGCAAGAGAAGGAATAATAAATCAAGCATTAATGAGAATAACTTTATTTAATGCAGCAATTATTAATTCTTTTTTTATAAAAATATTTCGTTCACCATATTTTCAAAAAAACATTTTAGGACAAGCATGGGGAACAGCTATTCCCAATATGGTTGGGTTGGTAGAAATAAAAAAAATATTAATTCCTTTACCCCCACTTTCCGAACAACATCGCATCGTTCAAAAAATAGAACAACTAATGCAAACGTGCAATGAACTTGAAGAAAGCATAAAACAAAGTGCAGAGCAAAACGAAAAATTGTTACAACAGGTATTGAGGGAGGCGTTGAAACCAAAAGAAGAAAATGAGCAACCATTAAGTATAGCTGCCGAACCAAAAGAAACATATAAAAAAGAAAGCATTATTAAAATACCTGCACTACAAGAAAAAGAAGAAAAACATTTTGTAAAGCGTAAAGTTTTGGCAACATATATCATCAACCAATCATTAGACGATAGTAAGTTTGGCGATGTGAAATTTGAAAAATTATTGCACTTATCAGATTACATTGCTATTAAAAGAAATTTAGGACAAAATTATTATCAGAAAGCAGCAGGTCCTTATGATAACGGTTTTACAATACAATATTTCAATCAAGTGTTAAAAGACAAATGGTTTAACAGGAGTAAAATTGGTAATAAGTTTGTGTTTTCTGTAGGACAAAATCACAGCAAATCAAAAAACACATATAACTTTTTTTCGGAGGATGAATTAAAACGAGTTAATGAACTTATTAACTATTTTAAAAAATATGATTATGAACAACCGGAAATAATTTCAACTCTGTATGCAGTTTGGAATAATAGAATAATTATTCAGCAAAAAATTACAGATGATAATTTGATAAATGATTTTTATAGTTGGGATGAGAAAAAAAATAAATATGATAAGAATAGATTAGAGAAAGCTATACAATGGATGAGAGATAAAAATTTAATTCCCGATGGTTGGGGAAAATTGATTGAAAAGCCCAAGAAAAAGTAA